The proteins below come from a single Mytilus edulis chromosome 5, xbMytEdul2.2, whole genome shotgun sequence genomic window:
- the LOC139524717 gene encoding roundabout homolog 2-like isoform X4: MRGCQFVVQTIVSWTIVCFAASSLPNPRIVEHPQDGYIAKDEPASLNCRAEGEPKPEITWYRNGRKVETTPENPFSNRMIFPDGKLFFLSVVHNKKDKTDVGVYYCNATNIHGTAISRNATLSIAVLRSDFRVQPKNVTAAIGDSVSFPCRPPRGEPEPRIIWKKDTELIIQDPSHTRFVVTDNGALNISQVRKQDAGIFRCIATNDAGERESAPAVLRVIEKPSFRRFPIDVTTREKKTVEFPCDVVGDKPLQVTWRKEHGNIGRISTLRDHTLRIEDVSRHDSGIYVCVAKNQVGEAEAVARLNVEYKPEFKVRPVDKSVGVGRSVSLQCVVEGNPPPTIYWRKRSQHASAEKSLIFPYKPDGRYSVKPDGTLQIDHVQPADAGEFECEALNTIGTASTSVQLKVRENDSRPPPVIRIVPQNQTLATDETALLHCDAFGNPQPIVQWYKNGNLLSSDDPRIQQKSSNTLQISGLRVSDTGMYSCKASSETGETTWIASLVVEVPDGSSVLFHRAQDSKYFPGPPSQPVAIETKDTSIMLSWQPNSNSGASPVFEYIVEYFSHETTDGWVVVPDTIQKDKYTVKNLKPGTPYIFLVRARNSHGIGNPSLFSQTITTDRSRSEIAVAVPADEIRTRMSGIVVQIEKGGAVNSSAIMFEWKPVKEEELIQHYEIVYKRLYNLEDMTAGQPHRVLVQRHASKDHMETHTISNLNSHAWYQICVKAFNGDIGSQCSSPLKVRTRESVPSNPPQNIIINKHGKTRVFVQWLPPPVESRNGDVKGYEIKCLSDDGKHDCSVSINGTSNKYTINNLQEDITYSIQIAARTSKGVGVWSQSYVIGPEQPSLMEEPWFIGVLIGVVGGTLWLALCIFSIWLCKKRKSKKKMMQNGLYTVPMQKGNEQQPCTTFYRNGYGEKDTQHMSPEITNLLDGHKEVEMQDQNIYNVPQMKTFYHKQDPVAPYATTTLINPGAAQHMDHMFRPINQHSGSGDSCCKHDCSGSNTDSGGHHHSDHMQSPTSDSGSHTTDENGMLIKKGRKGQGQIIVPKQAMVNWAEFLPPPPEHPPPSEVGSDSPANSLQYAEVSQNRAMANRSPMSPMSKISSCSCPAPHSQHPGCAQAWNVPPPAYSDSGCVRCCSPKYCDNGQYSAINRVQSPRSDTWGQRTIACTNPSQRAPVEMYCHSRTCHSDHEQNSVPPFHHYKINNNEQDGGGEYQCFSDSGHYSRCPVDGHCMDRACQSSLPSVASECQSRGPCRLSDGGHHHMNLAVEGYHRNGDSPMSGGQDYVGESDSESNPPQDGEDCGDENPEDEGNVSVKRHRRPRPARPVSPYSTDSNFSAVPHRPYPKSQRKKQLIEQGKWQRKDQPNGVPSQNLPTNVEDLPSYHKPSFPSSSQHSAPFPEDKI, translated from the exons CTGCCTCAAGTTTGCCCAACCCACGAATCGTAGAACACCCACAAGATGGTTACATAGCCAAGGATGAACCAGCTTCTTTGAACTGTCGTGCTGAAGGTGAACCCAAACCTGAAATAACATGGTATAGAAATGGAAGAAAAGTGGAGACAACCCCAGAAAACCCATTCTCTAATCGTATGATCTTCCCTGATGGAAAGTTATTCTTTTTAAGTGTAGTTCATAACAAAAAGGATAAAACTGATGTGGGAGTTTATTACTGTAACGCTACAAACATCCATGGAACTGCTATCAGTCGCAACGCCACACTTTCTATTGCAG TCCTACGAAGTGATTTTCGAGTACAACCTAAAAATGTAACTGCTGCCATCGGAGATTCAGTGAGCTTTCCCTGTCGTCCTCCAAGAGGGGAACCAGAACCAAGAATTATCTGGAAAAAGGACACAGAATTAATTATACAAGATCCAAGTCATACCCGATTTGTAGTTACTGATAATGGAGCTCTTAACATCAGTCAAGTACGGAAACAGGATGCTGGAATATTTAGATGTATAGCAACAAATGATGCTGGAGAAAGAGAGAGTGCACCAGCTGTTTTAAGAGTTATAG AAAAACCAAGTTTTAGACGGTTCCCAATTGATGTCACTACAAGAGAAAAGAAGACTGTAGAATTTCCATGTGATGTGGTAGGAGATAAACCTTTACAAGTCACATGGAGAAAGGAGCATGGAAACATCGGTCGTATATCTACCTTAAGGGATCACACTTTACGTATAGAGGATGTCAGCAGACACGACTCTGGGATTTATGTGTGTGTCGCCAAAAACCAGGTTGGAGAAGCTGAAGCTGTTGCACGTCTCAATGTTGAAT ataaacCTGAGTTCAAGGTTCGACCAGTGGACAAGTCTGTAGGTGTTGGTCGGAGTGTTAGTTTACAGTGTGTTGTCGAGGGTAACCCTCCACCAACCATTTACTGGAGAAAAAGAAGTCAGCATGCTAGTGCTGAAAAG aGTTTGATATTTCCATACAAGCCAGATGGCCGTTACTCTGTGAAACCTGACGGTACTTTACAAATAGACCATGTTCAGCCTGCCGATGCTGGAGAGTTTGAGTGTGAGGCTCTCAATACAATTGGAACAGCATCAACATCTGTTCAACTTAAAGTTCGGG AGAATGATTCTCGACCCCCTCCAGTTATCAGGATTGTACCTCAGAATCAGACCTTGGCTACAGATGAAACAGCTCTTCTCCATTGTGATGCTTTTGGTAACCCACAACCCATTGTTCAGTGGTATAAAAATGGAAATCTTCTGTCGTCTGATGATCCTAGAATACAACAGAAATCATCAAACACTCTGCAGATATCTG GATTAAGAGTATCTGATACTGGAATGTATTCCTGTAAAGCCAGCAGTGAAACAGGGGAGACTACTTGGATAGCAAGTCTAGTTGTAGAAG TGCCTGATGGCAGCTCTGTATTATTTCATCGAGCACAAGATTCCAAATATTTCCCTGGGCCACCATCGCAACCTGTTGCCATAGAAACCAAAGATACATCTATTATGCTGTCATGGCAACCCAACAGTAATTCCGGAGCCTCACCAGTTTTTGAGTACATCGTAGAGTACTTCAGCCATGAGACCACTGAT GGTTGGGTAGTTGTGCCAGATACTATACAGAAAGACAAATATACAGTAAAAAATCTAAAGCCTGGTACCCCTTACATCTTCTTAGTAAGGGCACGGAACTCTCATGGTATAGGAAACCCTAGTCTCTTTAGTCAGACAATTACAACTGATA GATCTAGATCAGAAATTGCTGTTGCTGTTCCTGCAGATGAAATCCGTACTAGGATGAGTGGTATAGTGGTACAAATAGAAAAAGGAGGAGCTGTCAACTCTAGCGCCATAATGTTTGAATGGAAG ccTGTAAAAGAAGAAGAACTAATCCAGCATTATGAAATAGTGTACAAGAGACTTTATAATTTAGAGGACATGACAGCAGGTCAGCCACACAGAGTCTTGGTCCAACGTCATGCTTCTAAGGACCATATGGAAACACATACCATTAGTAACCTCAATAGTCACGCTTGGTACCAGATCTGTGTCAAAGCCTTTAACGGAGATATTGGCTCTCAATGTAGTAGTCCGTTGAAAGTTAGAACTAGAGAGTCCGTACCCTCTAATCCACCACAAAATATTATCATCAATAAACACGGAAAGACAAGAGTGTTTGTACAATGGCTGCCACCACCGGTTGAGTCCAGAAATGGCGATGTCAAAGGATATGAA ATCAAATGTCTGAGTGATGATGGTAAACATGACTGTAGTGTCAGCATCAACGGGACCAGTAACAAGTACACTATAAATAACCTTCAAGAGGACATAACCTACTCGATCCAGATAGCAGCACGTACATCAAAAGGTGTTGGAGTATGGAGTCAATCCTATGTCATTG GACCAGAACAACCAAGTTTGATGGAAGAACCATGGTTTATTGGTGTACTGATCGGTGTAGTCGGTGGAACTTTATGGCTGGCATTGTGTATCTTTAGTATCTGGCTGTGTAAGAAAAGAAAGAGTAAAAAGAAGATGATGCAAAATGGATTATACACAG taccGATGCAGAAAGGTAATGAACAGCAACCATGTACTACGTTTTACAGAAACGGATATGGCGAGAAAGATACTC AACATATGTCACCAGAAATCACAAACTTATTAGACGGCCACAAGGAAGTAGAAATGCAGGACCAGAATATTTATAATGTGCCACAGATGAAAACATTCTACCACAAACAAGATCCAGTGGCACCATATGCCACAACCACCCTGATTAATCCAGGGGCAGCACAACACATGGATCACATGTTTAGACCGATTAATCAGCACAGTGGATCAGGAGATAGCTGTTGTAAACATGATTGTAGTGGATCAAACACTGATTCTGGTGGACACCATCATAGCGATCACATGCAAAGTCCCACAAGTGACAGCGGTAGTCACACAACGGATGAAAATGGAATGTTAATAAAGAAAGGAAGGAAAGGACAAGGACAGATAATTGTACCTAAACAAGCCATGGTGAACTGGGCAGAGTTTTTACCTCCCCCACCAGAACATCCACCACCAAGTGAAGTAGGATCTGATTCTCCCGCTAATTCTCTTCAGTATGCAGAGGTCAGTCAGAACCGTGCAATGGCAAATAGAAGTCCAATGTCACCTATGTCTAAGATTTCATCCTGTTCTTGTCCGGCTCCACATAGTCAACATCCTGGTTGTGCCCAGGCGTGGAACGTTCCACCTCCGGCATATTCTGATTCTGGATGTGTTAGATGTTGTTCTCCAAAATATTGTGACAATGGTCAATATAGTGCTATAAACAGAGTGCAGTCTCCCCGTTCAGATACGTGGGGACAACGAACAATAGCTTGTACAAATCCCTCACAGAGGGCGCCAGTAGAAATGTATTGTCATAGTAGAACTTGTCATAGTGATCATGAACAAAATTCTGTACCTCCCTTCcatcattataaaataaacaataatgaaCAAGATGGCGGAGGGGAATATCAGTGTTTTAGTGATAGTGGACATTATTCACGGTGTCCAGTAGATGGACATTGTATGGACCGAGCGTGTCAGTCTTCATTACCAAGTGTCGCTAGTGAATGTCAGTCACG AGGACCATGTAGACTGAGTGATGGAGGACATCACCACATGAATCTAGCTGTGGAGGGTTACCATAGAAATGGTGACTCACCAATGTCAGGTGGTCAAGACTATGTTGGTGAGTCTGATTCTGAGTCTAATCCCCCTCAAGATGGGGAGGACTGTGGTGATGAAAATCCAGAAGATGAAGGCAACGTGTCAG tGAAGCGTCATAGACGTCCTCGACCCGCTAGACCAGTTAGTCCCTATAGTACAGATAGTAACTTTAGTGCAGTACCACACAGGCCGTACCCAAAGTCACAACGAAAGAAACAGTTGATTGAGCAAG GGAAATGGCAAAGAAAAGATCAACCCAATGGTGTACCTTCCCAAAATCTTCCTACTAATG ttgAAGATCTTCCCTCCTATCATAAACCATCTTTTCCATCATCATCACAACATTCGGCCCCTTTCCCAGAGGATAAAATCTGA
- the LOC139524717 gene encoding roundabout homolog 1-like isoform X6, with protein sequence MRGCQFVVQTIVSWTIVCFAASSLPNPRIVEHPQDGYIAKDEPASLNCRAEGEPKPEITWYRNGRKVETTPENPFSNRMIFPDGKLFFLSVVHNKKDKTDVGVYYCNATNIHGTAISRNATLSIAVLRSDFRVQPKNVTAAIGDSVSFPCRPPRGEPEPRIIWKKDTELIIQDPSHTRFVVTDNGALNISQVRKQDAGIFRCIATNDAGERESAPAVLRVIEKPSFRRFPIDVTTREKKTVEFPCDVVGDKPLQVTWRKEHGNIGRISTLRDHTLRIEDVSRHDSGIYVCVAKNQVGEAEAVARLNVEYKPEFKVRPVDKSVGVGRSVSLQCVVEGNPPPTIYWRKRSQHASAEKSLIFPYKPDGRYSVKPDGTLQIDHVQPADAGEFECEALNTIGTASTSVQLKVRENDSRPPPVIRIVPQNQTLATDETALLHCDAFGNPQPIVQWYKNGNLLSSDDPRIQQKSSNTLQISGLRVSDTGMYSCKASSETGETTWIASLVVEVPDGSSVLFHRAQDSKYFPGPPSQPVAIETKDTSIMLSWQPNSNSGASPVFEYIVEYFSHETTDGWVVVPDTIQKDKYTVKNLKPGTPYIFLVRARNSHGIGNPSLFSQTITTDRSRSEIAVAVPADEIRTRMSGIVVQIEKGGAVNSSAIMFEWKPVKEEELIQHYEIVYKRLYNLEDMTAGQPHRVLVQRHASKDHMETHTISNLNSHAWYQICVKAFNGDIGSQCSSPLKVRTRESVPSNPPQNIIINKHGKTRVFVQWLPPPVESRNGDVKGYEIKCLSDDGKHDCSVSINGTSNKYTINNLQEDITYSIQIAARTSKGVGVWSQSYVIGPEQPSLMEEPWFIGVLIGVVGGTLWLALCIFSIWLCKKRKSKKKMMQNGLYTVPMQKGNEQQPCTTFYRNGYGEKDTQHMSPEITNLLDGHKEVEMQDQNIYNVPQMKTFYHKQDPVAPYATTTLINPGAAQHMDHMFRPINQHSGSGDSCCKHDCSGSNTDSGGHHHSDHMQSPTSDSGSHTTDENGMLIKKGRKGQGQIIVPKQAMVNWAEFLPPPPEHPPPSEVGSDSPANSLQYAEVSQNRAMANRSPMSPMSKISSCSCPAPHSQHPGCAQAWNVPPPAYSDSGCVRCCSPKYCDNGQYSAINRVQSPRSDTWGQRTIACTNPSQRAPVEMYCHSRTCHSDHEQNSVPPFHHYKINNNEQDGGGEYQCFSDSGHYSRCPVDGHCMDRACQSSLPSVASECQSRGPCRLSDGGHHHMNLAVEGYHRNGDSPMSGGQDYVGESDSESNPPQDGEDCGDENPEDEGNVSVKRHRRPRPARPVSPYSTDSNFSAVPHRPYPKSQRKKQLIEQGKWQRKDQPNGVPSQNLPTNGGIGLMKV encoded by the exons CTGCCTCAAGTTTGCCCAACCCACGAATCGTAGAACACCCACAAGATGGTTACATAGCCAAGGATGAACCAGCTTCTTTGAACTGTCGTGCTGAAGGTGAACCCAAACCTGAAATAACATGGTATAGAAATGGAAGAAAAGTGGAGACAACCCCAGAAAACCCATTCTCTAATCGTATGATCTTCCCTGATGGAAAGTTATTCTTTTTAAGTGTAGTTCATAACAAAAAGGATAAAACTGATGTGGGAGTTTATTACTGTAACGCTACAAACATCCATGGAACTGCTATCAGTCGCAACGCCACACTTTCTATTGCAG TCCTACGAAGTGATTTTCGAGTACAACCTAAAAATGTAACTGCTGCCATCGGAGATTCAGTGAGCTTTCCCTGTCGTCCTCCAAGAGGGGAACCAGAACCAAGAATTATCTGGAAAAAGGACACAGAATTAATTATACAAGATCCAAGTCATACCCGATTTGTAGTTACTGATAATGGAGCTCTTAACATCAGTCAAGTACGGAAACAGGATGCTGGAATATTTAGATGTATAGCAACAAATGATGCTGGAGAAAGAGAGAGTGCACCAGCTGTTTTAAGAGTTATAG AAAAACCAAGTTTTAGACGGTTCCCAATTGATGTCACTACAAGAGAAAAGAAGACTGTAGAATTTCCATGTGATGTGGTAGGAGATAAACCTTTACAAGTCACATGGAGAAAGGAGCATGGAAACATCGGTCGTATATCTACCTTAAGGGATCACACTTTACGTATAGAGGATGTCAGCAGACACGACTCTGGGATTTATGTGTGTGTCGCCAAAAACCAGGTTGGAGAAGCTGAAGCTGTTGCACGTCTCAATGTTGAAT ataaacCTGAGTTCAAGGTTCGACCAGTGGACAAGTCTGTAGGTGTTGGTCGGAGTGTTAGTTTACAGTGTGTTGTCGAGGGTAACCCTCCACCAACCATTTACTGGAGAAAAAGAAGTCAGCATGCTAGTGCTGAAAAG aGTTTGATATTTCCATACAAGCCAGATGGCCGTTACTCTGTGAAACCTGACGGTACTTTACAAATAGACCATGTTCAGCCTGCCGATGCTGGAGAGTTTGAGTGTGAGGCTCTCAATACAATTGGAACAGCATCAACATCTGTTCAACTTAAAGTTCGGG AGAATGATTCTCGACCCCCTCCAGTTATCAGGATTGTACCTCAGAATCAGACCTTGGCTACAGATGAAACAGCTCTTCTCCATTGTGATGCTTTTGGTAACCCACAACCCATTGTTCAGTGGTATAAAAATGGAAATCTTCTGTCGTCTGATGATCCTAGAATACAACAGAAATCATCAAACACTCTGCAGATATCTG GATTAAGAGTATCTGATACTGGAATGTATTCCTGTAAAGCCAGCAGTGAAACAGGGGAGACTACTTGGATAGCAAGTCTAGTTGTAGAAG TGCCTGATGGCAGCTCTGTATTATTTCATCGAGCACAAGATTCCAAATATTTCCCTGGGCCACCATCGCAACCTGTTGCCATAGAAACCAAAGATACATCTATTATGCTGTCATGGCAACCCAACAGTAATTCCGGAGCCTCACCAGTTTTTGAGTACATCGTAGAGTACTTCAGCCATGAGACCACTGAT GGTTGGGTAGTTGTGCCAGATACTATACAGAAAGACAAATATACAGTAAAAAATCTAAAGCCTGGTACCCCTTACATCTTCTTAGTAAGGGCACGGAACTCTCATGGTATAGGAAACCCTAGTCTCTTTAGTCAGACAATTACAACTGATA GATCTAGATCAGAAATTGCTGTTGCTGTTCCTGCAGATGAAATCCGTACTAGGATGAGTGGTATAGTGGTACAAATAGAAAAAGGAGGAGCTGTCAACTCTAGCGCCATAATGTTTGAATGGAAG ccTGTAAAAGAAGAAGAACTAATCCAGCATTATGAAATAGTGTACAAGAGACTTTATAATTTAGAGGACATGACAGCAGGTCAGCCACACAGAGTCTTGGTCCAACGTCATGCTTCTAAGGACCATATGGAAACACATACCATTAGTAACCTCAATAGTCACGCTTGGTACCAGATCTGTGTCAAAGCCTTTAACGGAGATATTGGCTCTCAATGTAGTAGTCCGTTGAAAGTTAGAACTAGAGAGTCCGTACCCTCTAATCCACCACAAAATATTATCATCAATAAACACGGAAAGACAAGAGTGTTTGTACAATGGCTGCCACCACCGGTTGAGTCCAGAAATGGCGATGTCAAAGGATATGAA ATCAAATGTCTGAGTGATGATGGTAAACATGACTGTAGTGTCAGCATCAACGGGACCAGTAACAAGTACACTATAAATAACCTTCAAGAGGACATAACCTACTCGATCCAGATAGCAGCACGTACATCAAAAGGTGTTGGAGTATGGAGTCAATCCTATGTCATTG GACCAGAACAACCAAGTTTGATGGAAGAACCATGGTTTATTGGTGTACTGATCGGTGTAGTCGGTGGAACTTTATGGCTGGCATTGTGTATCTTTAGTATCTGGCTGTGTAAGAAAAGAAAGAGTAAAAAGAAGATGATGCAAAATGGATTATACACAG taccGATGCAGAAAGGTAATGAACAGCAACCATGTACTACGTTTTACAGAAACGGATATGGCGAGAAAGATACTC AACATATGTCACCAGAAATCACAAACTTATTAGACGGCCACAAGGAAGTAGAAATGCAGGACCAGAATATTTATAATGTGCCACAGATGAAAACATTCTACCACAAACAAGATCCAGTGGCACCATATGCCACAACCACCCTGATTAATCCAGGGGCAGCACAACACATGGATCACATGTTTAGACCGATTAATCAGCACAGTGGATCAGGAGATAGCTGTTGTAAACATGATTGTAGTGGATCAAACACTGATTCTGGTGGACACCATCATAGCGATCACATGCAAAGTCCCACAAGTGACAGCGGTAGTCACACAACGGATGAAAATGGAATGTTAATAAAGAAAGGAAGGAAAGGACAAGGACAGATAATTGTACCTAAACAAGCCATGGTGAACTGGGCAGAGTTTTTACCTCCCCCACCAGAACATCCACCACCAAGTGAAGTAGGATCTGATTCTCCCGCTAATTCTCTTCAGTATGCAGAGGTCAGTCAGAACCGTGCAATGGCAAATAGAAGTCCAATGTCACCTATGTCTAAGATTTCATCCTGTTCTTGTCCGGCTCCACATAGTCAACATCCTGGTTGTGCCCAGGCGTGGAACGTTCCACCTCCGGCATATTCTGATTCTGGATGTGTTAGATGTTGTTCTCCAAAATATTGTGACAATGGTCAATATAGTGCTATAAACAGAGTGCAGTCTCCCCGTTCAGATACGTGGGGACAACGAACAATAGCTTGTACAAATCCCTCACAGAGGGCGCCAGTAGAAATGTATTGTCATAGTAGAACTTGTCATAGTGATCATGAACAAAATTCTGTACCTCCCTTCcatcattataaaataaacaataatgaaCAAGATGGCGGAGGGGAATATCAGTGTTTTAGTGATAGTGGACATTATTCACGGTGTCCAGTAGATGGACATTGTATGGACCGAGCGTGTCAGTCTTCATTACCAAGTGTCGCTAGTGAATGTCAGTCACG AGGACCATGTAGACTGAGTGATGGAGGACATCACCACATGAATCTAGCTGTGGAGGGTTACCATAGAAATGGTGACTCACCAATGTCAGGTGGTCAAGACTATGTTGGTGAGTCTGATTCTGAGTCTAATCCCCCTCAAGATGGGGAGGACTGTGGTGATGAAAATCCAGAAGATGAAGGCAACGTGTCAG tGAAGCGTCATAGACGTCCTCGACCCGCTAGACCAGTTAGTCCCTATAGTACAGATAGTAACTTTAGTGCAGTACCACACAGGCCGTACCCAAAGTCACAACGAAAGAAACAGTTGATTGAGCAAG GGAAATGGCAAAGAAAAGATCAACCCAATGGTGTACCTTCCCAAAATCTTCCTACTAATG GGGGCATTGGTTTGATGAAAGTATAA